In Alteromonas macleodii, the sequence ATTTCTTTAGTTCATCTGCAGGGAGATCCAACCCCTTAATTAACGACACGCCTTTCCCTTTGCGACCTTTTGTTTCTCGATGAATACGAACTACGCCGTCAGTAGACACTGACCGTTGCTCAGCTTTTTGCTCAGGCTTTATTTTGCCGCTCTGTGTGCTGTAAACCAAAAGAGCGTCTTGCCAATCTTGCATAAATACCTCAATAAATTCTGTAAAACCATCTTTAATACACTAAACAAAGTGTAATCATACGAAAGTTTAATTAGCCTTCGATGGCGATGTAGAAAAGTTCAACTAGAATAAGGATAGCAAAGATAAAAGCATGTATTGAAGCATTTCTGCTGACATTTTAAGGAAAGCATATGGAAATAACGTCAAGCTATCAAAATCAAGGGAAAGTGTTAGTTATAGATGTGGGTACAAAGTTCGACTTCAGCAAAGTAGAAGACTTTAGAAACGCCTACAGTGAGCTTAACAATGATGTGAGTCATATCACTGTGGATCTATCTCGTACAGAGTACATGGATAGCTCAGCCTTAGGCATGTTGTTGAATATGCAAAAAACACTAGCCGAAAGAACGCTTACGTACAGTATCGAAAATGCCAGACCCCAAGTGGCTAAGATCCTCAAAATATCCCGGTTCGATAAGAAGTTCGACATTAAATAGCCTGTAGAAAGGACCCTCTTTTGAAAATCCTTATTGTTGATGATGAGGCTATCAACCGTACTTTATTGACTAACATGCTTTACAACGCAGGCTATAAAAAATGCGTAGAAGCCGTTAATGGCGTAGAGGCGATTGAAAAGTTTATTGAAGAGCAGCCAGATCTTGTGCTGCTTGATGTGGTAATGCCTGGCCTGTCAGGCTTTGATGTTGCGCCTAAAATTAGACAACTCGCAAAAGGCCCTTATCTTCCCATTCTTTTTATCACTGCTTTAGAAGATAAAGACAGTCTAGTACGCTGTTTGGAAGTAGGAGGCAATGATTTTGCAACGAAACCTTTCGACCGTCATATTTTAATAGCAAAAATTCGAGCGCATTTAAAAATACGCGCGCTAAGTGAATACGTTGATGAACAAAACAAAACACTACGAGTTTTTAACCAACGGGTGGCCCGCGAACATTCCATCGTAGAACATATATTCAGTCATGCTATTGTTAATCGGCCAGAAGTGCAGGCTCACTTCGACTGTTTCCTTAAACCTGCTGAAACTTTTAACGGCGACTTATTTCTGTGTGAAGCAAGCCCAAGTGGTGGCATCTATTTCATTGTAGGAGATTTTACCGGCCATGGCCTTGCCTCGGCCATTGGAGCGCTGCCTGTAACCCGTGCGTTTCAGGAGTTAAGTCAGCAAGGTGTATCTGTATCTGAAATTGTTAGCGAACTAAATCAAATACTCATCAGGTTTTTACCCAGTGACATGTTTATGGCGGCAGTAATTGGTGAAATTAATGCGCAAGGGAATCGTGTAAATTTATGGCAAGGCGGGATGCCTGCAGTGATTATTCCCGCTAAAACAAATATGGCGTTGCGTAAGTTTTCTTCTCGGCATATGGCCTTGGGTATTTTGGAAGAACACGAGCTAAATACGGATACTGACACTATTAACTTGGGGCATAACGAGCAATTGGTTATATGCAGTGACGGGCTTATAGAAATTGCCAGCGGCAATGGGGATATGTTGTTAGAAGACGGGTTAATCGACATAGTAAAAGAGCAAATGACAGAGGACGGTGCTATTAAGGCAAGGTCTTTGTTTGACCGGGCCAAAGCGCACTGCGCGACATCTACTTTTCATGATGATGTGACCTTGGTTGTATTTACTTCAAAACCAATAAAGATGCCGGTACAAAGCCAAGTTGAAAGTAGTTTTCCCTCAGTGCATGAAGTTGTTCTTGAGGCAAAACACCTCAAGGAACCCGATGTTCTGCCTCGTGTACTTCAATTAACCGGGCAATGTGAGGGGATTCAGGGTATTCGTTCAATTGTGTACACGGTATTATCAGAATTATTTAATAATGCACTTGAGCACGGGATCCTGAAGTTAGACTCAAAGCTGAAGCGTGATAGCAGGGGCTTTCAACAGTATTACGAAAAACGTGAAGCGTCATTAAAAGTGATGGAACATGGGCGAATTATCATCAGAGTTGAGTCCTTACCCATGAAAGGCGAAGTGCTGATCTCGGTTGAGGATAGTGGGCAAGGGTTTCAATGGGAAGATAAAACCTATTTAGCAGAACCTCGCTCATCTAATGATGAGTGTTACGGTCGAGGCATTCCCCTTATCACCGCACTCTGCGAGAGAGTGTGGTTTGAAAATAACGGAAGCAAAGTCCTTTGTCTGCTAAGCACTCGAAATTAGCCAATAGATGCCTTTTTAGCTTGGACTATATAGCCTTCCCCCCCAGAGTTATCCAAGGAATTAAGCAACTAATCGAAATCTCCTTCCACTCAGTATGAATTAGCTAAATACTCAGTTTCCTTTAGTAAAAACTGCGTCGCCATAACTTTAAACCTGAGGGCTTATGCTGAAATCATTTCTCAAACTCTTTGAAGAGTCTCACAAAAAAGCGGAACCTGCCTACACCATCGAACTTGCCACCGCTGCTTTACTTAGCGAATTGGTCAATGCAGATAATCAGGTAACCGATACGGAAAAGGAAGAATATGAAAAGCAGCTTAAACGTCTGGTAAATGTCGATGATGAGGCTATGGAGCTTTTGCTACAGCGAGGGCACCAAACAGCGGATGATGCAGTGGACCTTGTTCACTTTACTCAGGTTCTCAATAATCATTATTCCGCAGAGGAAAAAGTTAGCGTAATTAAAAGCCTTTGGGTTATTGCGTACGCCGATAATTCCCTAGCGCCGCTGGAAGAAAGTACAATACGACAAATCGCCGATTTGTTGTATGTCCCTCACAGCCAGTTCATCAAAACAAAGCTCGAAGTTGTTGAAGGTACGAAATAATCAACGCTTAATGGGGGAAATACCTTCAAAAATCCATTTTTAATTTTTGAGTCCGTGACATACTATTGCAGCCAGAATAATAAAAAAGTGGCTGTGTTAAGGGGATTGTTAACCTTGCATGTACCGCTTTAATCAAAGTAGTAAGCAAGGACACACGTGTGTTGAAAACATTGAAAGTTCCCATTGGGATTGCTGTTGCCTTATCCTCGGCAGTTTTAATTATCTCAATCGCTATGGTTTATAAATTAGATAATAGCAAGTCTGTAGTTGAGTTGGTAAAAAACAACACCGCCGCTTTAAGTAATTCTCTTGCGCTACAATTATCAGAGATGATGGAAAGGAACCCTGGGAACGACGCGTTACTCTCTATGTTGTTCCAACCCATAAAAGAACATCAACAGCTTTTATCAGCAGCTTTTTACGACAATAACTACCGCGTTATCTCTGCTATTCAGCTTGAAAAAGTGCTCGAAATAAGCGACCCCACGGTCCCCAAAACACCTCAAAGCGTTCCTTATGGTATAAACCAATACGAAGGTGTCATTGTTTCCCATCAAATTGTTGGTAGTAGCCTTTATCCCATGGGACACATTGTTATTTACGCTGACACCACCAACGTTCAGACGACAAATAGTGCTCGGCAGTTTTTAGAACAAATACCAGTTTTTATAGCACTTTGGCTATTGTGTACTGGCGTATGTATTTTCATAGTATCCAGATTAATTTCACCTTTGGCCTCGTTAGGGCGGTTTACACAAGAAGTGTTTGAAACCAAAGATTACGCGCTACGAAGCTCCATAAACTCATCTAATGAGATAGGCAGCATAGCCACCAACATTAACAGCTTATTAGATGCTATCGAAGTTGAGTTACTGGTGAACTTTGAACAAAAACAAACCTTGGTCGACCAGCAAGAGACAATGTCTCGCCTTGCGAATTTCGATAGTTTGACAGGGTTACCTAACAGACAGTTTGTTCTTGATAATTTAAGACTAGAGTTAGCCCGAGCAAAAAGAAATGACGAAGATCTATTGTTACTATTTTTCGATCTTGATGGCTTTAAAGGGATAAATGATTCGCTAGGACACGAAACCGGCGACCTTATTTTGATAGAAGTTGCAGATAGGGTGCAGTGTTTGCTCAGAGACGGTGACTTGTTTGCTCGTTTAGGCGGCGACGAGTTTTTAGTCCTCCCAGATAGAGATGCGACGGCAGATCAAGCAAAGAGTTTAGCAACGCGGCTAATTACAGCGTTCGACGAGCCCTTTGAACTCAGAGGGCTATCGCTTACCGTAGGGTTGAGTGTCGGCGTGGCCACAGCGTCTGATGCAGGGTACGATTTAAGTGAGCTTATGAGTAACGCTGATTTAGCCATGTATCGTTCAAAGGCAAGGGGGAGGGGAAGCTACACATTATTTACGCCGGATATGGTGGAATCTCACAAGCGTAAACTGCATCTAGCCAATGGTATTGAACAAGGTATAACCAACGATGAGTTTGTCGTTTACTACCAAGTTAAAGTAAACAACACCGGCAACGTAATTGGTGCTGAAGCATTGATTCGTTGGCAGCATCCTGAGTTCGGCCTTGTCATGCCAAACGAGTTTATTCCTATCGCGGAACAAGGCGGGAAGATCACCGCTATTACGCGTTGGGTCATCAACCGAGTGTGTATGGATATGCCTAACCTCACACGCTGGGCAAAGGGGCCTTTCAGGGCCTCTATTAATTTATCCGGTCATGATTTGAGAAGTAATCAACTGTTCGATCATATCTACAATACTTTTACGCTTTATGACGTGAACCCAGAGAACATTGAATTTGAAGTTACCGAAAGTGCTTATCTTGAAAACTTCTCGCTTTCTAATAAGTTTTTCAGGCGCATTAGTAATATGGGATGTGCTATCGCGCTTGACGATTTTGGTACGGGTTATTCATCTTTGAGTTATCTCACTCAAATCAATATAGATACCCTCAAAGTAGACAGGCAGTTTGTGACTGAACTCTAATCTTCAGAACGAAGCCGACTAGTAACAGGCGCTATTATCGATTTGGCAAAACGCCTATCACTTTCAGTTTGCGCTGAAGGGATAGAAAACCTTGAGCAATGGCATTATCTGATAGAGCACGGCTGTGACAACGTTCAGGGGTTCATGTTTAGCAAACCTGTCCCCATCAATGACCTTGTCGTTTCTCCCTACCAGTATAAAGCTGAACAATTTGCTTAAATCTACAAAAGTATGTCGACAATGTTGGCGGCATACGTTCACGCCTAGTGTTTCTTTATTGCAACACCCGCCCTTTAATTACAGGAGAGGGACTAACGGTGAAACTCTTAAGTTGTTGTATATATTGTTAATATTTCTTTTGGTCTGAAAATAGCATAGGTAGTTTGAATGCATTAAACATAGTGGTTAATTGAAGACTAATGGTAATATCCACATAACTGATTGCGAAATGGCGGTAACCATCAGAGATTAGCAATTGGCGAATTGAGAAGGATTTTAAAAAGCGTTTAGCGGAGGATTCATGATGAAACGTCTCGAAAAAGTTTTATTAGCACTTTGTGCAGTTGCTGCGGTACAAGCCGTTTCAGTAGCCGATGCGCATGCTACACCAGCGCGCACGCTTATGCAGAAATTAGATACAAACAAAGATGGTCTTATTTCACTTAAAGAAGCAGTAAGACATACAGAATTACTGCGAAACTTTGGGCTGATTGACGACAACGAAGACGGTAAGCTCTCTGAAGCCGAGTTGGCGAAGAGCAAGCTTACGCCAGGTAACAAAAAGCTCACCGCGAGTGAGTAGGAAAGAACATCAACATCAATGAGGGTAGGGTTCTGATAAACAAGGTATCGTTTGGTGAGCGCTTGGTACAACTTGGTTCACTAAGGCAGTTAACGTTAGGAAGTTTTGTACTGGCCCTTATTCCCCTTATTGCGCTTCTTTGGCAAAGCCAGAGCGATTTAGCAAAGGTAGGTCAAATGACTACCCTTGAAACGCGCTTTGTGGTGGATGTCGTAAGTGATATGCAACGTCTGGATAACGCAGTGGTCGATGTAGAGCGCAGTATCAGACAGTTTGCCGTTTTACGTAACGACAGGGTGGCGCAGCTCTCTGATAATGCCATAGACCAGTTTGCTGTGGCAGCCGATAACTTATGTCAGGCGCTTTCCGTACCAGCAACCTGTTCCCGTTTATCTGAGCAACTTAATCAACTCGCTGAATATCGTGCCATCGAAGATCAGCTGCTGCTCAATGCGTATCTAGCATCGGTAGGAGATAGTGTTGACCAACTGCGTGACGATGTAGAAGCGGCCATAACAGAGCGGGTTAAGGTACAACAAGACGACTTAAACGCCATGCAGGCAAAACAGGCATGGTCTACTGCAATGCTGGTTAGCGTGTCGTTACTTCTGATATTGATGGGCAGCCAACTAATTGTAAATCCCGTTAATAACCTCAAAAAAATTATTCGTATCATGGCACATAGTGACGGTCAGCTTCCGCCACTGTCTAAGCAGGCACCTAGAGAACTTATTGATGTAGAGAAAGATTTGCACTGGCTTTATGATCGTCTGCAGCAGCTAGAGCACATTAGAACCGCACTATTGAGGCATGCCGCGCACGAACTAAAAACACCCTTAGCAAGCATTAAAGAAGGCTGCAGTTTATTATCAGAAAACGTGGTAGGCGAATTAAATAACGCTCAACGAGAAGTTTTGTCATTACTTACTGCAAGTACCCAGCGTCTCAATACTTTGGTTGAGAAACTACTCGACTACAATCTGCTACTACAACAAGCGCAGCCTAAAATTGTTGAAAGTAATGCAAATAAATTAGTCGAAGCCTGTTTAGAGGACTACGCCCTCGCCATTCAAGATAGAGAGGTAGACGTGAATATCTCCTCATCTTCAGTATATGTAGACGAGGAATTATTTAGAAGAATACTTGATAACCTAGTGTCCAATGCTGTAGCACATGGAGCAGTTGGACGGCCGATAAATATTAGCCTTTATAACGAAAATGATAGCCTTGTACTGGATGTCGCCAACCGAGGAAAACGCATAGCGCCAGAATCAGTACACACGCTGTTTGAACCTTTTATCCGCGGGACCGAGCCAAGAAACGACAATGTTATCGGAACGGGGTTAGGATTATCAATTGTTGCCGATTGCGCTCGACTAATGCATGGTGATGTAAAAGTGGTAGATGTAGACTATGCCGATGTTTGCTTTAGAGTGACCATTCCGCAACAGGAAAAATAAAATGAGAATAAGTGGTTTAATTGTTGCCTTGCTGGTACTGACAGGATGTCAGAGTTTAACCAGAAACAGCAGCAACACGGGTGAGCCAGAAAAAGTGACACCTGTAGCAAAAATAGAACGTGGTATCTGTTTGTTTAACGAGCCG encodes:
- the yciH gene encoding stress response translation initiation inhibitor YciH translates to MQDWQDALLVYSTQSGKIKPEQKAEQRSVSTDGVVRIHRETKGRKGKGVSLIKGLDLPADELKKLGSELKKKCGCGGAVKEGVIEVQTNDREKLRSLLTDKGYKVKLAGG
- a CDS encoding STAS domain-containing protein; amino-acid sequence: MEITSSYQNQGKVLVIDVGTKFDFSKVEDFRNAYSELNNDVSHITVDLSRTEYMDSSALGMLLNMQKTLAERTLTYSIENARPQVAKILKISRFDKKFDIK
- a CDS encoding fused response regulator/phosphatase, which translates into the protein MKILIVDDEAINRTLLTNMLYNAGYKKCVEAVNGVEAIEKFIEEQPDLVLLDVVMPGLSGFDVAPKIRQLAKGPYLPILFITALEDKDSLVRCLEVGGNDFATKPFDRHILIAKIRAHLKIRALSEYVDEQNKTLRVFNQRVAREHSIVEHIFSHAIVNRPEVQAHFDCFLKPAETFNGDLFLCEASPSGGIYFIVGDFTGHGLASAIGALPVTRAFQELSQQGVSVSEIVSELNQILIRFLPSDMFMAAVIGEINAQGNRVNLWQGGMPAVIIPAKTNMALRKFSSRHMALGILEEHELNTDTDTINLGHNEQLVICSDGLIEIASGNGDMLLEDGLIDIVKEQMTEDGAIKARSLFDRAKAHCATSTFHDDVTLVVFTSKPIKMPVQSQVESSFPSVHEVVLEAKHLKEPDVLPRVLQLTGQCEGIQGIRSIVYTVLSELFNNALEHGILKLDSKLKRDSRGFQQYYEKREASLKVMEHGRIIIRVESLPMKGEVLISVEDSGQGFQWEDKTYLAEPRSSNDECYGRGIPLITALCERVWFENNGSKVLCLLSTRN
- a CDS encoding TerB family tellurite resistance protein; protein product: MLKSFLKLFEESHKKAEPAYTIELATAALLSELVNADNQVTDTEKEEYEKQLKRLVNVDDEAMELLLQRGHQTADDAVDLVHFTQVLNNHYSAEEKVSVIKSLWVIAYADNSLAPLEESTIRQIADLLYVPHSQFIKTKLEVVEGTK
- a CDS encoding calcium-binding protein, whose amino-acid sequence is MMKRLEKVLLALCAVAAVQAVSVADAHATPARTLMQKLDTNKDGLISLKEAVRHTELLRNFGLIDDNEDGKLSEAELAKSKLTPGNKKLTASE
- a CDS encoding sensor histidine kinase; the encoded protein is MVQLGSLRQLTLGSFVLALIPLIALLWQSQSDLAKVGQMTTLETRFVVDVVSDMQRLDNAVVDVERSIRQFAVLRNDRVAQLSDNAIDQFAVAADNLCQALSVPATCSRLSEQLNQLAEYRAIEDQLLLNAYLASVGDSVDQLRDDVEAAITERVKVQQDDLNAMQAKQAWSTAMLVSVSLLLILMGSQLIVNPVNNLKKIIRIMAHSDGQLPPLSKQAPRELIDVEKDLHWLYDRLQQLEHIRTALLRHAAHELKTPLASIKEGCSLLSENVVGELNNAQREVLSLLTASTQRLNTLVEKLLDYNLLLQQAQPKIVESNANKLVEACLEDYALAIQDREVDVNISSSSVYVDEELFRRILDNLVSNAVAHGAVGRPINISLYNENDSLVLDVANRGKRIAPESVHTLFEPFIRGTEPRNDNVIGTGLGLSIVADCARLMHGDVKVVDVDYADVCFRVTIPQQEK